In Methylomagnum ishizawai, one DNA window encodes the following:
- the mutS gene encoding DNA mismatch repair protein MutS, with protein sequence MSRDPNDLSRHTPLMQQYFRIKAEHPERLLFFRMGDFYELFYDDARKAARLLNITLTTRGESAGERIPMAGIPHHAVDGYLAKLIKLGESVALCEQIGDPATAKGPVERKVVRVVTPGTVTEEALLEERRDNLLVAIAQVGPRLGLAALDLAGGRFVVQEVEDAAALLGEVERLSPAEILIGEDWTPPPALASRRGITKRPPWHFDTESARHLLLRQFGTQDLAAFGCERLPAAIAAAGGLLQYVRDTQHSALPHIQSLRVETSAETIVLDAASRRNLEIDFHPSGRAELTLYGVLDRTTTAMGGRLLRRWLHWPLRDRTTLAERHAAIEALSEAGDFRPLREILRAVGDVERIVSRIALKSARPRDLTVLRLALAVLPELRDALTYLDSPLLVRLRAALREQPEIHALLVRAIVENPPMLIRDGGVIAQGYHEELDALRDLSQNSERFLLELEQRERQRTGLANLKVGYNRVQGFYIELTRAQADKVPVEYVRRQTLKGVERYITPELKAFEDQVLSARERALAFEKALYDELLEQLGTRLDALRECAAGLAELDVLANLAERADALGFCKPVMSAEPGLRVVAGRHPVVESVLDAPFVPNDLELSPERRMLIITGPNMGGKSTFMRQSALIVLMAHIGSYVPAESARIGPVDRIFTRIGASDDLASGRSTFMVEMTETAHILHHATPASLVLMDEIGRGTSTFDGLSLAWAAAEHLAREIKAFTLFATHYFELIALPDECPAVYNIHLDAVEHKDGVVFLHAVKDGPANQSYGLQVAALAGVPKTVVKKAREKLAALEQHAQAEKPKAKGRASRQIDLFAEAAPHPALEKLKAIEPDELSPKQALEVLFELKQLADG encoded by the coding sequence ACGCGGTCGATGGCTATCTCGCCAAGCTCATCAAGCTGGGCGAATCGGTCGCCCTCTGCGAACAAATCGGCGACCCCGCCACCGCCAAGGGTCCGGTCGAACGCAAAGTGGTGCGGGTGGTCACGCCCGGCACCGTCACCGAGGAAGCCCTGCTGGAAGAACGCCGCGACAATCTTCTGGTCGCCATCGCCCAGGTCGGCCCGCGCCTGGGGCTGGCCGCGCTGGACCTCGCGGGCGGGCGTTTTGTGGTGCAGGAGGTCGAGGACGCCGCCGCCCTGCTCGGCGAAGTGGAACGCCTCAGCCCCGCCGAAATCCTCATCGGCGAGGATTGGACCCCGCCCCCGGCGCTGGCGTCCCGGCGCGGCATCACCAAGCGCCCGCCCTGGCATTTCGATACCGAAAGCGCCCGCCATCTGCTGCTGCGCCAATTCGGCACCCAAGACCTCGCGGCCTTCGGTTGCGAACGCCTGCCCGCTGCCATCGCCGCCGCCGGGGGTTTGTTGCAATACGTGCGCGATACCCAGCACAGCGCCCTGCCCCATATCCAAAGCCTGCGCGTCGAAACCAGCGCCGAAACCATCGTCTTGGACGCCGCCAGCCGCCGCAACCTGGAAATCGATTTCCACCCGTCGGGCCGGGCCGAATTGACCCTGTACGGCGTGTTGGACCGCACCACGACCGCGATGGGTGGGCGGTTGCTGCGGCGTTGGCTGCATTGGCCGTTGCGCGACCGGACGACCCTGGCCGAACGCCATGCCGCCATCGAAGCCTTATCGGAAGCCGGGGATTTCCGGCCCCTCCGCGAGATTTTGCGGGCGGTGGGCGATGTCGAGCGCATCGTCTCCCGCATCGCCCTGAAATCGGCCCGGCCCCGCGATTTGACCGTGCTGCGCCTCGCCCTGGCGGTGTTGCCGGAACTTAGGGACGCGCTGACCTATCTCGACAGCCCTTTGCTGGTCCGGCTGCGGGCGGCGCTCCGGGAACAGCCGGAAATCCACGCCCTCCTGGTCCGCGCCATCGTCGAAAACCCGCCGATGTTGATCCGCGACGGCGGCGTCATCGCCCAGGGCTATCACGAGGAACTGGACGCCTTGCGCGATCTTAGCCAGAACTCCGAGCGCTTCCTGCTGGAACTGGAACAGCGCGAACGCCAACGCACCGGGCTGGCGAACCTCAAGGTCGGCTATAACCGGGTGCAGGGTTTCTATATCGAACTGACCCGCGCCCAGGCCGACAAGGTGCCGGTCGAATATGTGCGGCGGCAGACTCTGAAGGGCGTGGAGCGCTACATCACCCCGGAGCTGAAGGCGTTCGAGGACCAGGTGTTGAGCGCCCGCGAACGCGCCCTGGCCTTCGAGAAAGCCCTGTACGACGAACTGTTGGAACAACTCGGCACCCGCTTGGATGCGTTGCGGGAATGCGCGGCGGGCTTGGCGGAATTGGACGTGCTGGCGAACCTGGCGGAGCGGGCCGACGCTTTGGGCTTCTGCAAGCCGGTGATGAGCGCGGAACCGGGCCTGCGGGTGGTGGCGGGACGCCATCCGGTGGTGGAAAGCGTGTTGGATGCGCCGTTCGTGCCGAACGATCTGGAGTTATCGCCCGAGCGGCGGATGTTGATTATTACCGGCCCAAATATGGGGGGGAAAAGCACTTTTATGAGACAGTCCGCGCTGATCGTGCTGATGGCCCATATCGGCAGTTACGTCCCGGCGGAAAGCGCCCGTATCGGCCCGGTGGACCGCATCTTCACCCGCATCGGCGCCTCCGACGACCTCGCCAGCGGGCGTTCGACCTTCATGGTGGAAATGACCGAAACCGCCCACATCCTCCACCACGCCACGCCCGCCAGTTTGGTGCTGATGGACGAGATCGGCCGCGGCACCAGCACCTTCGACGGGCTGTCGCTGGCCTGGGCCGCCGCCGAACATCTGGCGCGGGAAATCAAGGCGTTCACCTTGTTCGCCACCCATTATTTCGAGTTGATCGCCCTGCCCGACGAATGTCCGGCGGTCTATAACATCCATCTCGACGCGGTGGAGCATAAGGACGGCGTGGTGTTCCTGCACGCGGTCAAGGACGGCCCGGCCAACCAGAGCTATGGGCTGCAAGTGGCGGCGCTGGCCGGGGTGCCGAAGACGGTGGTGAAAAAGGCGCGGGAAAAACTGGCCGCGCTGGAACAACACGCCCAGGCCGAAAAACCCAAGGCCAAGGGCCGCGCATCCCGGCAAATCGATTTGTTCGCCGAGGCCGCGCCGCATCCGGCACTGGAAAAACTGAAGGCCATCGAACCGGACGAACTCAGCCCCAAGCAGGCTTTGGAAGTGTTGTTTGAGTTGAAGCAGTTGGCGGACGGGTGA